The region CCTCCGGAGGGTACCCAAAGAAAGTACACAGAGTACCGTACACTACCCATGCCGGAGGTATGTTTGACGGTCATCGTGACCGATGCTACCATGAGTGCGGTTTTCTCAGTTCCGGATCGGGTATCTGGGGCGCGGCCGCGCCCGCGATCTCCCACGGGAGGAGCGCATGGTTACCCCGCCACAGCGGGTTCTTGTCCCATCAGCGAGACCCGCGTCCGTAGAGAAGGCGATTGACGTTCTGGACCGACTGCCCGGCGGCAGCGTCGTTCTCACCAAGGTCGAGACGCTGCTCAACTGGAGCCGTGCCTGTAGCCTGTGGCCGCTGGGCTTTGGGCTGGCGTGCTGCGCGATCGAGATGATGGCCGCCTTTGCAGGCCGGTTCGATCTCGACCGCATGGGCGTGATACCCCGGGCGACGCCTCGCCAGGCCGACCTGATGATCGTGGCGGGGCGCTGCACGCTCAAGATGGCGCCGATCACGCGCCGGCTGTGGGAGCAGATGCCCGAGCCCAAGTACGTGATCTCGATGGGGTCGTGCGCGAACTGCGGCGGTCCGTTCTACTACGACAACTACTCGATCCTCAAAGGCATTGACCAGATCATTCCCGTGGACGTCTACATTCCGGGCTGCCCGCCGCGGCCGGAGGCTCTAATCGAGGGGATCCTCAAGCTTCAGGAGAAGATAAAGGCCGGGCCGTTTCTCCGCCGCTCCACGGCGGAGACGGCCTGAGGACGGGCCGGTACGATGGCGCTGCGCACAGAAGAGCTGATGCTCAATATGGGCCCTCAGCACCCCAGCACGCACGGGGTGCTGCGTCTGCTGATAACCCTCGACGGCGAGAACATCGTGGACGCCAGGCCGTACATCGGCTACCTGCACTCTTCCGTCGAGAAGATGATGGAGCATCGGACCTACCTCCAGAACGTGGCGCTCGCAGACCGCGGGTTGGACTACCTGACGGCACTGGCCAACGAGGAGGCCTACCTGCTGGCCGTCGAGCGGCTCGGCGGGATCGAGGTTCCCCCGCGGGCCCGCTGGATCCGCACGCTCATGTTGGAGCTCCAGCGAATCTCCAGTCACCTGGTTTGGCTGGGAACCTGGGGGAACGATCTCGGGGCCACGACGGTGTTTCTCTACTGCTTTCGAGAGCGTGAACGCATCCTGGACCTGTTCGAGCAGGTCACCGGCGGGCGGCTGCACTATGTGTACTTTCGCCCTGGTGGCGTTGGCCGGGACCTTCCGGCGGGCTGGACGGACCGGGTCCTGGAGTACTGCGATGAGTTTCCCGGTCACCTGCAGGAGTACAGCGACCTGCTCACCGGGAATCCGATCTTCCTGGCACGGGTGCAGGGC is a window of bacterium DNA encoding:
- a CDS encoding NADH-quinone oxidoreductase subunit D codes for the protein MALRTEELMLNMGPQHPSTHGVLRLLITLDGENIVDARPYIGYLHSSVEKMMEHRTYLQNVALADRGLDYLTALANEEAYLLAVERLGGIEVPPRARWIRTLMLELQRISSHLVWLGTWGNDLGATTVFLYCFRERERILDLFEQVTGGRLHYVYFRPGGVGRDLPAGWTDRVLEYCDEFPGHLQEYSDLLTGNPIFLARVQGVGVLPKDVAINMGACGPVARASGVPFDVRKTFPYEVYGEVEFDVPVQDAGDCFARYLVRMEEMRQSVRIVRQAIERLPEGEVRAKVPVAVKLPRGEIYARTESPRGDLGVYLVSEGTDRPYRVKVRAPSFSNLYALAEMMRGWKVADVIAILGTADIVLSDVDR
- a CDS encoding NADH-quinone oxidoreductase subunit B family protein, which encodes MDVLDRLPGGSVVLTKVETLLNWSRACSLWPLGFGLACCAIEMMAAFAGRFDLDRMGVIPRATPRQADLMIVAGRCTLKMAPITRRLWEQMPEPKYVISMGSCANCGGPFYYDNYSILKGIDQIIPVDVYIPGCPPRPEALIEGILKLQEKIKAGPFLRRSTAETA